From one Halothece sp. PCC 7418 genomic stretch:
- the thyX gene encoding FAD-dependent thymidylate synthase, with the protein MDKFRIEVIKATPNPQQVMWLAMHQDYSEDLVWDKRDRAPDETKAGEKVIKHLLSGERGHYGPLEHPQITFNVGFFPHSMMQQIRTHRVGISFDVQCLAGDTEVTFVKASGSLKKAKISELYKSWLNKDKENKVQNNNKSQERDFVKNLPLRVLNEETGKFQISRIKDVLCSGVQPVYRLTLEDSKQLDCTTNHKLLTIQGWQRMGKAVGLVVNSDREVIKTENDCWVLCNGVPILEKTSAEQIQSQVKAHPVKVAKVEYLGLQTTYDLEVAEPWHNFVANGIVVHNSFRYTGKRLLDVAEGKRDAEDVFYLRPVGEYTNRQGKRYFYSEEQRQADLEWCIEATKRYQQRIGEGLAEEHARGIIPFDTRQHFVMSCNARSLMHLLDLRWKKDAQLEAQKFSELLFGHFQEWTPQLAEWYLENRAKKARLSP; encoded by the coding sequence ATGGATAAATTTAGAATTGAAGTCATTAAAGCAACCCCGAATCCACAACAAGTAATGTGGTTAGCAATGCACCAAGATTATTCCGAAGATTTGGTTTGGGATAAGCGCGATCGCGCACCAGATGAAACCAAAGCGGGAGAAAAAGTAATCAAGCATTTATTATCAGGAGAAAGAGGACATTATGGCCCCTTAGAACATCCGCAAATTACATTTAATGTGGGCTTTTTTCCTCATTCAATGATGCAACAAATTCGCACTCATAGGGTTGGAATTTCATTTGATGTACAGTGTCTTGCAGGGGATACTGAAGTCACTTTCGTTAAAGCCTCTGGTAGTCTTAAAAAAGCCAAAATTTCTGAACTTTACAAAAGTTGGCTTAATAAAGATAAAGAAAACAAAGTTCAAAATAATAATAAATCTCAAGAAAGAGATTTTGTTAAAAATTTGCCCTTGCGGGTACTAAATGAAGAGACAGGAAAATTTCAAATAAGTCGCATTAAAGATGTTCTTTGTAGTGGCGTTCAACCTGTTTACCGTCTAACGCTGGAAGATAGTAAACAATTAGACTGTACGACCAACCATAAACTTTTAACGATTCAAGGTTGGCAAAGAATGGGCAAAGCAGTTGGCTTAGTTGTAAATTCAGATCGCGAAGTTATAAAAACTGAAAATGATTGTTGGGTTTTGTGTAATGGAGTACCTATATTAGAAAAAACATCAGCAGAACAAATACAATCTCAAGTTAAAGCCCATCCTGTTAAAGTTGCTAAGGTAGAATATCTAGGCTTACAAACGACTTACGATTTAGAGGTCGCAGAACCTTGGCATAATTTTGTTGCTAATGGCATCGTTGTTCACAATTCTTTCCGTTATACGGGAAAGCGTCTTTTAGATGTCGCAGAAGGGAAAAGAGATGCAGAAGATGTCTTTTATTTACGCCCCGTGGGTGAATATACAAACCGTCAAGGAAAACGCTATTTTTACTCAGAAGAACAACGCCAAGCGGATTTAGAATGGTGCATTGAAGCCACTAAACGTTATCAACAAAGAATTGGAGAAGGATTAGCCGAAGAACACGCGCGAGGAATTATTCCCTTTGATACCCGACAGCATTTTGTCATGAGTTGTAATGCGCGATCGCTGATGCACCTCCTTGATTTACGCTGGAAAAAAGATGCCCAATTGGAAGCGCAGAAGTTTAGTGAACTTCTCTTTGGACATTTTCAAGAGTGGACACCTCAACTGGCAGAATGGTATTTAGAAAATCGTGCCAAAAAAGCAAGGTTGTCTCCTTAG
- a CDS encoding aspartate carbamoyltransferase catalytic subunit: MTTETITSPWTKRHILSLETFTQEEYETLLETADSFREVLSRRTKKVPALQGQVVANLFFEPSTRTRSSFELAAKRLSADTLNFTGSSSSLTKGETILDTAKTYMAMGANIMVIRHRQAGVPHTIAAEMDRLESNVSILNAGDGQHEHPSQALLDLFTLYQLLSPQSPRQFLVGKKIAIVGDLLHSRVARSNIYSLTAMGATVHLAAPPTLLPKPFQGFLRGSSSEKLVCHWEIEPALADADFIMTLRLQKERMTEHLLPSLREYHQRFGITRDRALLACPDVKILHPGPVNRGVEISSDLMDDPELSLISQQVTSGVAVRMALLYLIGTS; encoded by the coding sequence ATGACCACTGAAACGATAACATCCCCTTGGACAAAGCGTCATATCCTCTCTCTGGAAACATTTACCCAAGAAGAGTACGAAACCCTTTTAGAAACCGCCGATAGTTTTCGGGAAGTGTTATCCCGTCGCACCAAGAAAGTTCCTGCTTTACAAGGACAAGTGGTGGCAAACTTGTTTTTTGAACCCTCCACTCGCACTCGTAGCAGTTTTGAACTGGCTGCAAAGCGGTTATCTGCAGATACCCTCAATTTTACGGGGAGTTCTTCTTCTCTGACTAAGGGCGAAACCATTTTAGATACAGCAAAAACCTATATGGCGATGGGCGCGAATATCATGGTGATTCGTCATCGCCAAGCCGGGGTCCCCCATACCATTGCAGCAGAAATGGATCGCTTAGAAAGCAATGTCAGTATTCTCAATGCAGGAGATGGACAACATGAGCATCCCTCACAGGCGTTATTAGATTTATTTACCCTCTATCAGTTGCTGTCTCCTCAATCTCCCCGTCAGTTTCTCGTAGGGAAGAAAATCGCGATTGTGGGCGATCTTCTACATTCTCGGGTGGCGCGATCGAATATCTATAGCTTAACGGCGATGGGGGCAACGGTTCATTTAGCTGCACCGCCAACCTTGCTGCCAAAACCATTTCAGGGCTTTTTAAGGGGGTCTTCTTCCGAGAAATTGGTCTGTCACTGGGAGATTGAACCTGCCCTCGCAGATGCTGATTTTATTATGACCTTGCGCTTGCAAAAAGAGCGGATGACGGAGCATTTATTGCCTAGTTTACGGGAATATCATCAACGATTTGGAATTACGCGCGATCGCGCTCTTTTAGCTTGTCCTGATGTCAAAATTCTCCACCCAGGACCGGTGAATCGAGGGGTAGAAATCAGTTCTGATCTCATGGACGATCCTGAATTGAGTTTAATCTCCCAACAAGTCACCAGTGGAGTCGCTGTCCGCATGGCCCTCCTTTATCTGATTGGTACCAGTTGA
- a CDS encoding DUF4079 domain-containing protein: protein MDLPSFLWLWKIAAWSMGLSVTAYGILAGTGMGLYYFRAQKSPRPKWLRPLHYTIGIILVSLVLLLLTIGIVGTLGHYGNLGHSPHLIAGITVVGLVLLSATSATQISAKRPWARSVHVTTNAVLFFALAYVSWTGWSVVQKYLN from the coding sequence TTGGATTTACCGTCGTTTCTCTGGTTGTGGAAGATCGCTGCTTGGTCAATGGGCTTGTCTGTCACCGCTTATGGCATTTTAGCTGGGACAGGAATGGGATTATACTATTTTCGCGCCCAAAAATCACCACGCCCAAAATGGTTACGCCCCCTACACTACACCATTGGCATCATTTTAGTGAGTTTAGTTCTACTATTGTTAACCATTGGCATTGTGGGCACTTTAGGACATTATGGTAACTTGGGGCATTCCCCCCATTTAATTGCTGGGATTACCGTGGTGGGGTTAGTGCTATTATCAGCAACGAGTGCAACTCAAATTAGCGCCAAACGCCCGTGGGCGAGATCGGTTCACGTAACGACAAATGCCGTCTTGTTTTTCGCGCTGGCTTATGTGTCTTGGACGGGATGGAGTGTTGTCCAGAAATATTTAAATTGA
- the thiO gene encoding glycine oxidase ThiO produces the protein MSTVIIGGGIIGSAIALSLRKRGESVTVVSRNQAEAAGFAAGGMIAPQAEAIPPSPLLDLALRSRDLYPDWINDLEHQTGEDTGYFPCGILAPVYEKSQAPSSPAVQPATWVDKPDLEFYQPGLGEDVIGAWWYPEDAQVDNIALMKTLLQAAKANGVEFREGVTVKSIQKQKGRITKIRTSEGILQADHYVLATGSWVKELLPLPVRPVKGQMMCLRMPDQPYPIQRVLFGPNTYLIPRQDGRLIIGATSEEVGWTGNNTPAGIKTLSDRAMRLYPELQDWSMEQIWWGFRPTTPDELPILGQSDYENLFLATGHHRHGVLLAPITAEMIAELITKGNSDPLLDHFRPQRFHSQNTRQWLNHKQSSSLTTMNGQNGHSHISHLSIANQSTAAQPEDQPLVIAGRTFQSRLLTGTGKFPNPEIMRESLSASGSQIVTVAVRRVQNNAVGHEGLGEALDWNQLWMLPNTAGCKTAEDAIRVAKLGREMAKLLGQEDNNFVKLEVIPEPKHLLPDPIGTLEAAEKLVKDGFAVLPYINADPVLAKRLEDVGCSTVMPLGSPIGSGQGIKTEANLQIIIEEANVPVVVDAGIGTPSEAAYAMELGADALLINSAIALAKNPIAMGRAMGMATEAGRLGYLAGRIPIKQYASASSPTTGLVGSST, from the coding sequence ATGAGTACAGTAATTATTGGTGGTGGCATTATTGGCAGCGCGATCGCGCTTTCGTTACGGAAAAGAGGAGAATCAGTCACGGTTGTCAGTCGAAACCAAGCCGAAGCTGCGGGGTTTGCAGCAGGTGGAATGATTGCACCCCAAGCCGAAGCGATTCCCCCCAGTCCATTATTAGATTTGGCGCTGCGATCGCGCGATCTTTACCCCGATTGGATTAATGACCTCGAACACCAAACGGGAGAAGATACAGGCTATTTTCCTTGTGGGATTCTCGCCCCTGTTTATGAAAAAAGTCAAGCCCCTAGTTCTCCTGCGGTACAACCTGCCACTTGGGTGGACAAGCCTGATTTAGAATTTTATCAACCAGGACTCGGAGAAGATGTCATTGGCGCTTGGTGGTATCCCGAAGACGCGCAAGTGGATAATATTGCCTTAATGAAAACCCTCTTGCAAGCAGCCAAAGCAAACGGCGTGGAATTTCGAGAAGGGGTAACGGTTAAAAGCATTCAAAAGCAAAAGGGTCGCATCACCAAAATTAGAACCAGTGAGGGAATCTTACAAGCGGATCACTATGTTCTAGCAACAGGATCTTGGGTCAAAGAACTGTTACCGCTTCCCGTGCGTCCCGTAAAAGGACAAATGATGTGCCTGCGGATGCCTGATCAACCCTATCCGATCCAGCGCGTGTTATTTGGTCCCAATACTTATTTAATTCCAAGACAAGATGGACGGTTGATTATTGGCGCAACCTCAGAAGAAGTGGGGTGGACGGGAAATAATACCCCTGCTGGGATTAAAACTCTCAGCGATCGCGCGATGCGTCTCTATCCCGAATTACAAGATTGGTCAATGGAACAGATTTGGTGGGGCTTCCGTCCCACAACACCCGATGAACTCCCGATTCTCGGACAATCAGACTATGAAAACTTATTTCTCGCCACAGGACATCATCGTCATGGCGTTTTACTCGCCCCCATTACTGCTGAAATGATCGCGGAATTAATCACGAAAGGGAATAGCGATCCACTTTTAGATCATTTTCGTCCCCAACGCTTCCACAGCCAAAACACTCGTCAGTGGTTGAATCATAAACAATCCTCTTCTCTAACAACAATGAACGGTCAAAACGGACACTCTCACATTAGTCATCTTTCTATCGCCAACCAATCCACCGCAGCCCAACCAGAGGATCAGCCCTTAGTCATTGCAGGACGTACCTTTCAATCCCGCTTGCTTACTGGCACTGGAAAATTTCCCAATCCTGAAATTATGCGGGAAAGTCTTAGCGCAAGTGGTAGCCAAATTGTTACCGTTGCGGTGCGTCGTGTCCAGAATAACGCGGTAGGACATGAAGGGTTAGGGGAAGCCCTCGATTGGAATCAACTCTGGATGCTGCCCAATACAGCAGGCTGTAAAACCGCAGAGGATGCAATTCGGGTGGCAAAACTAGGGCGAGAAATGGCGAAGTTACTTGGACAGGAGGATAATAACTTTGTGAAATTAGAAGTCATCCCCGAACCGAAACATCTCCTTCCTGACCCGATTGGAACGTTAGAAGCTGCGGAAAAATTGGTGAAAGACGGTTTTGCAGTTTTACCTTATATCAATGCCGATCCCGTGCTTGCGAAACGTTTAGAAGATGTGGGCTGTTCCACAGTAATGCCTTTGGGATCTCCCATTGGGTCGGGACAAGGGATTAAAACCGAAGCCAACCTGCAAATTATCATCGAAGAAGCCAACGTTCCTGTTGTTGTCGATGCGGGGATTGGCACGCCCAGTGAAGCTGCTTATGCTATGGAATTGGGGGCTGATGCGTTGTTGATTAATAGCGCGATCGCGCTGGCAAAAAATCCCATTGCAATGGGTCGTGCGATGGGAATGGCGACGGAAGCAGGACGACTCGGCTATCTCGCTGGACGCATTCCGATTAAACAATATGCAAGCGCCAGTTCTCCCACCACAGGTTTAGTTGGATCAAGCACTTAG
- a CDS encoding dCTP deaminase domain-containing protein, whose protein sequence is MLKNDEWIKEKASQGMISPFEPQQVRKLEGDIPVISYGLSSFGYDIRLSPNEFRIFRHIPGTIVDPKNFNPDNLEPTQLCTDETGSYFILPAHSYGLGVALERLEIPDNVTVICIGKSTYARCFRGDTRVALVDGTAPTLEEMAKRAENGEQFWGYSIGQHGRLIVTLLENPRYIGRDSLVEVTLDNEESIFCTPDHEFMTRDGRMVAAQELKPNDSLMPLYRQLERGYEMVYQPLNGHLYPTHRLSDEWNLRHLIYEEEPNTHRHHIDHNRLNNCPWNIMRMNESEHIRLHNSITYGVDFDPKEHGQSVKQAISELKLNPEWLENYSEQQQKRALKFWHDPQYASVRELLLERRRNCSDETRQAHREKMLRRYESKEARALTGEKSKQAWSQDDGTRRARQSETMKRINDSTKTRHEITADVVRAALDQTGSIRGAARLLNCDRSVFRRFPDVIHQFRGQKVKNHKVVSVREIAGTHDVYCLSVPEAGNFALESGVFVHNCGIIANITPAEAGWRGFLTLELSNSSSADCKIYANEGIVQLVFLEGDPCSVSYEQRKGKYQEQPNRVTLAKI, encoded by the coding sequence ATGTTAAAAAATGATGAATGGATTAAAGAAAAAGCAAGTCAAGGAATGATTTCGCCTTTTGAACCGCAACAAGTTCGCAAACTTGAGGGTGACATTCCTGTTATTTCCTATGGCTTGAGTAGCTTCGGCTATGATATTCGTTTATCGCCGAATGAATTTCGGATTTTTCGTCATATTCCTGGCACTATTGTTGACCCGAAAAACTTTAATCCTGATAATTTAGAACCGACTCAACTGTGCACGGATGAAACCGGAAGTTATTTTATTCTACCCGCCCATTCTTATGGCTTAGGAGTAGCTTTAGAACGGTTAGAAATTCCTGATAATGTAACGGTCATTTGTATTGGAAAATCAACTTATGCAAGGTGTTTTCGCGGAGACACACGAGTTGCTTTAGTTGATGGCACTGCACCAACATTAGAAGAGATGGCAAAACGTGCTGAAAATGGCGAACAATTTTGGGGATACAGTATTGGACAACATGGTCGCTTAATCGTTACTTTGCTTGAAAACCCTCGTTATATTGGCAGAGATTCACTGGTGGAAGTAACTTTAGATAATGAAGAATCAATATTTTGCACACCCGATCATGAATTTATGACTCGGGATGGGCGAATGGTAGCAGCACAAGAATTAAAGCCAAATGATTCTTTAATGCCACTCTATCGCCAACTTGAACGAGGTTATGAAATGGTTTATCAACCTCTAAATGGACATCTTTATCCCACTCATCGGCTTAGTGATGAATGGAATCTTAGACATCTAATTTATGAGGAAGAACCCAATACTCATCGCCATCACATTGACCATAATCGTCTTAATAATTGTCCATGGAATATTATGCGGATGAATGAGTCGGAACATATTCGACTACATAATAGTATTACTTATGGTGTAGATTTTGACCCAAAAGAACATGGTCAATCAGTTAAACAAGCAATTTCAGAGCTAAAATTAAACCCTGAATGGTTGGAGAATTATTCAGAACAACAACAGAAAAGAGCTTTGAAATTTTGGCATGATCCTCAATATGCTTCAGTTCGGGAATTATTACTAGAACGCCGTCGCAATTGTTCAGATGAAACTCGTCAAGCCCATCGAGAAAAGATGTTACGTCGTTACGAATCGAAGGAAGCAAGAGCATTAACAGGAGAAAAATCGAAGCAGGCTTGGTCACAAGATGATGGAACAAGACGCGCTCGACAGTCGGAAACGATGAAACGCATTAATGACTCCACAAAAACTCGTCATGAGATTACCGCCGATGTTGTACGTGCAGCTTTAGATCAAACGGGTTCCATCAGAGGAGCAGCCCGATTACTTAATTGTGATCGATCAGTTTTTCGGCGCTTTCCAGATGTGATTCATCAATTCCGAGGACAAAAAGTTAAAAACCATAAAGTTGTTAGTGTGAGAGAAATTGCAGGAACTCATGATGTTTATTGTCTTAGTGTTCCTGAGGCTGGTAATTTTGCCCTAGAATCAGGAGTCTTTGTCCATAATTGTGGAATTATCGCAAATATAACGCCTGCAGAAGCGGGTTGGCGCGGTTTTTTAACCTTAGAATTATCGAATTCTTCTAGTGCCGATTGTAAGATTTATGCCAATGAAGGAATTGTTCAATTAGTCTTTTTAGAAGGTGATCCTTGTTCAGTTAGTTACGAACAACGAAAAGGAAAGTATCAAGAACAGCCTAATCGCGTCACTTTAGCAAAAATTTAA
- a CDS encoding metallophosphoesterase: MNFNFRFGIASDLHIAVEETIFHHPKRFHLVEVSIPSFQQVVEHLKTLNLDFLLLPGDLTQDGEPENHQWLADYLQTLPFPVYVIPGNHDIPTVSGENPGKNPAIPYEKFPHYYSHCGYEKTNQLYYTTELHPGVQLIALNSNIFDENGQQLGCLDEEQLQWLENLLPTLQDQMVLVMVHHNVIEHFPGQGDHPISNRYMLDNAPRLKKLLNAYGVRFIFTGHLHVQDIAKEGNLYEITTGSLVSYPHPYRVIEVSGESRDQMQFDIQSHWVKTVPGWDDLLHFSREWMGDRADPFMMKLLTKPPLNLPVEEAEKFVPDLRYFWADIAQGDAAFSFPNFPPKVRAFFEQFSEEEKLTVHNISDNHTRLRL, from the coding sequence ATGAATTTTAACTTCCGCTTCGGAATTGCGAGTGATCTCCATATTGCTGTTGAAGAAACAATTTTTCACCACCCCAAACGCTTTCATTTAGTAGAAGTCAGTATCCCTAGTTTTCAACAAGTGGTTGAACACTTGAAAACCTTAAATCTTGACTTTCTCTTACTGCCAGGAGATTTAACCCAAGATGGTGAACCAGAAAATCATCAGTGGTTAGCAGACTATCTGCAAACACTTCCTTTTCCCGTTTATGTAATTCCAGGCAATCATGATATTCCCACGGTTTCTGGAGAAAATCCAGGTAAAAATCCTGCCATTCCCTATGAAAAATTTCCTCATTATTACTCCCATTGTGGTTATGAAAAAACCAATCAACTTTATTACACCACCGAATTACATCCTGGCGTTCAATTAATCGCGCTAAACTCCAATATTTTTGATGAAAATGGTCAGCAACTCGGTTGTCTGGACGAGGAACAATTACAGTGGTTAGAAAACTTATTACCTACCTTACAAGATCAAATGGTTCTGGTTATGGTTCATCATAACGTGATTGAACATTTTCCTGGACAAGGAGATCATCCCATTTCTAATCGGTATATGTTGGATAATGCACCGCGTTTGAAAAAACTCTTAAACGCCTATGGTGTAAGATTTATCTTTACTGGTCATCTTCATGTTCAAGATATTGCCAAAGAAGGAAATCTATACGAAATCACAACGGGTTCTTTAGTCAGTTATCCCCATCCTTATCGGGTGATTGAAGTGAGTGGTGAATCCCGAGATCAAATGCAATTTGATATTCAATCTCATTGGGTGAAAACGGTTCCTGGTTGGGATGATTTACTGCACTTTTCTAGGGAATGGATGGGCGATCGCGCTGACCCATTTATGATGAAATTATTAACTAAACCTCCTCTCAACCTCCCAGTGGAAGAAGCGGAAAAATTTGTTCCTGATCTGCGATATTTTTGGGCTGATATTGCACAAGGAGATGCTGCATTTTCTTTCCCTAATTTCCCACCGAAAGTGAGAGCCTTTTTTGAACAGTTCAGCGAAGAGGAAAAACTAACTGTTCATAATATCAGTGATAATCATACACGGTTACGGCTTTAA
- the rlmN gene encoding 23S rRNA (adenine(2503)-C(2))-methyltransferase RlmN — protein MTESALLGKSLAELTDWVQDQGQPAYRGKQLHQWLYQKGARSLHEITVFPKQWRAALEDQPIGRSTIAHRSIAPDETRKYLLRLADGEMIETVGIPTAKRLTVCVSSQIGCPMACDFCATGKGGFTRNLEAYEIVDQVLTVAEDFERRVSHVVFMGMGEPLLNREAVVKAVKSLNQDVGIGQRCLTVSTVGIPKQIPLLAEEKLQITLAISLHASNQTLREQLIPSGGGYPLSDLIADCRKYVERTHRRVTFEYILLAGVNDTPDHAEELAQLLRGFQTHVNLIPYNPISEVDYQRPDKNRIEAFQSVLEDAKIAVSIRYSRGLEADAACGQLRVNQTQ, from the coding sequence TTGACAGAATCGGCATTACTGGGAAAATCTTTAGCGGAATTAACGGATTGGGTACAAGACCAAGGACAACCTGCTTATCGGGGAAAACAGTTGCATCAGTGGTTGTATCAAAAAGGAGCGCGATCGCTGCACGAGATTACTGTGTTTCCAAAACAGTGGCGAGCAGCGTTAGAAGATCAACCCATTGGACGCTCTACTATTGCTCACCGTAGCATTGCGCCTGATGAAACGCGGAAATATCTGCTTCGTCTTGCAGATGGAGAAATGATCGAAACCGTTGGGATTCCCACCGCGAAACGCTTAACCGTTTGTGTCTCTTCCCAAATCGGATGTCCCATGGCGTGTGACTTTTGCGCGACAGGGAAAGGCGGTTTCACCCGTAATCTCGAGGCATACGAAATTGTGGATCAAGTGCTGACTGTGGCGGAAGATTTTGAACGGCGGGTCAGTCATGTGGTTTTTATGGGAATGGGCGAACCCCTTTTAAACCGAGAAGCGGTAGTGAAAGCGGTGAAATCCTTAAATCAAGACGTGGGAATTGGACAACGGTGTCTTACGGTTTCTACTGTCGGTATTCCCAAACAGATTCCGCTGCTTGCTGAAGAAAAATTACAAATCACCCTTGCTATTAGTCTTCATGCGTCAAATCAAACCTTGCGGGAACAATTGATTCCCAGTGGCGGAGGGTATCCCTTGTCAGACTTAATTGCAGACTGTCGCAAGTACGTCGAACGCACTCACCGTCGGGTTACGTTTGAATATATCCTGTTAGCGGGGGTGAATGATACCCCAGATCATGCTGAAGAATTAGCCCAACTCTTAAGAGGCTTTCAAACCCACGTTAATCTCATTCCGTATAACCCCATTAGCGAAGTGGATTATCAACGCCCAGACAAAAACCGAATCGAAGCCTTTCAATCCGTTCTTGAAGACGCTAAGATTGCCGTTAGTATCCGTTACTCTCGTGGGTTAGAAGCGGATGCTGCGTGTGGGCAATTACGGGTAAATCAGACACAATGA